The Oceanidesulfovibrio indonesiensis region TGCCGGCGTGTACTTCAGGGCCATGACGCGCGACAGTTTCATCGGGCTGGAGGCGGATTACGACGAGAAGGGCGATCCGGTCCTGGCTGGCGTGCGCCCAGGCGGCGACCGTATCGCGGTGCCGCAGATGAGTGATGGCTCACGGGACCAGCTCTACCTGGCGCTCCGGCTCGGCGCGCTGGACGGGTACCTGAAGCGGAACGAGCCGCTGCCTTTCATTGTGGACGACGTGCTCGTTCATTTCGACGACGATCGCTCCGCAGCCGCATTCTCCGTGCTTGCTGAGATCTCCCGGCGCACACAGGTCGTGTTCTTCACGCACCACGAGCATCTGACAGAGCTGGCGCGCAGCGCCGTGCCGCCCGAGCTTCTTTCGGTCCAGACCTTGTAGACGCGCTTGCCGGGAGCAGAAAATGCCCTCCAGCATCAAGGACGGCAACGCCCCGGGCAGGCATCGTTTTTCTCCTGTCGTCCTCCGGCTGGTTTGAGGGTTTCAGTCCTTCCGGGTGGAAAAAGGAGGCGTGCACCTTCTGACCATACGTGAAGCGCCCCACTCCGACTGTTCGAAGCGGGGCGCTTGTTGTGGGGCAGGGCGCGTGATGACGGGTGCGCAGATCAGGTCGAGGCGCGTTCCTCGGCAGCGCATGCGCCTTCCACCTCCTCCCAGCCGGTGCACATGGCCTTGATGTGGCAGAACACCGTGTGGCCGGTGGTCGTCATGTAGACATGCACGATGAGGAAAACCAGGAAGGCGAACGCGCCGATGGTGTGCAGCGCGGCCATGAAGCCGAGACCAAGACCCTCCAGGCCGATGGCGGCCCAGTCGTTGTAGTAATAGTAAAGGAAGCCCGTAATCATCTGAAAGGGTATAAGGACACTGACGATTCCCAGGTAGGTGAGGCGTTGCAGCGGGTTGTGCTTGGCGCGTTCGGACTTGGGCACGGGATGCGGCTCCCCGCGGAATATGCCGATCATGTAGTAGTGCATCACGTCGTACAGCTTGCGGAGTGTGGGCGTGTACTGACGCCACTCGCCGGTGACCGCGAGGTAGAAGATGTCGAATATGAAGAGCACCAGCCATGTCCACGCGCAGAAGTTATGCACGTCGAAGGCGGTCTCGAAGCCAAGCAGGCTATAGGTTCCGTGGATCTCGAATCCTGTGACGAGCAGCGTGAGCACCAGAGCCGCCTGGACCCAGTGGTTGATGCGCTCGAACCGGGAGTAGAGAAAGATACGGCGTGT contains the following coding sequences:
- a CDS encoding cytochrome b/b6 domain-containing protein, with the protein product MSESTDTRRIFLYSRFERINHWVQAALVLTLLVTGFEIHGTYSLLGFETAFDVHNFCAWTWLVLFIFDIFYLAVTGEWRQYTPTLRKLYDVMHYYMIGIFRGEPHPVPKSERAKHNPLQRLTYLGIVSVLIPFQMITGFLYYYYNDWAAIGLEGLGLGFMAALHTIGAFAFLVFLIVHVYMTTTGHTVFCHIKAMCTGWEEVEGACAAEERAST